CCGTGCGGTCAGCGGCCCGAGGACGGAGATCGAAGCACGCATGGCTCGGACGAGTTCGTAGTCGGCCTGGATGCCGACTTCTGCGGGGACGTCGATGCTTACGATGCCGTCGGCGGCATCGTAGTCGACCTCGCAGCCGAGGCGGACGAGCAGTTCGACCATGATCCTCACGTCGAGGATGGCCGGGACGTTGGTGATGGTGGTGCGTCCGACGGCGAGGAGGCTCGCGGCCATGAGCTTGAGGACGCTGTTCTTGGCGCCTCTGACATCGATGGTTCCCGTAAGCTGCGCGGGCCCGGTCAGGCGGTAGACATCCATTAAGTGAAACGTCCCATCGTCGGATTGAAGCCAGGGGGTGAAGATTCGAGCCACGAAGCCATCGTGGACAGAGATTCGGTGTCCATTGCCAGGGACACCGAGCGCGGGCGGCCGTCCGCCTTGCCATAGGAGCAGTCGACGACGACTGCCTCGGGCAGAACCGAGTACTGCTCTCCCGACGTGGGCTTGCGCCGCACGAGAATGTCCAGATCCGCGCGCGGCAACCGGAACGCCGCACGTCGGGTCAGAGCGAAGACGGGGTACCAGTCCAAGGACGTGACCGAGAACACAGCCACGCCCAGACGCCAACGTGGGCGAGAAGAATACTCCTCGCCCACGTTGATGGAACAGTCAAAGGCACCCGAGAGCTTCGAGATCGACCTGCGTCGGATCGTGACGACCACGATCAGAGCAAGCGCGAGTCCTACCAACGAGAGCAGAACGATCAGCAGGACGGAAGGGTTCACAGTTGCCAGTGTAACCTGCAGATCAGAGAAGTTCGGCCTGATCAGCGGCAATGATCACACGGTTGTTCTCCACCGAGAGGAATCCACCATCGGCTTTGACTCTGATGGTGTCGTCTGCAGAGGTGAGAATCCGCGCTTCGCCGTCGGCGACGACACCCAGCACGGGCTCGTGGCCCGGCAGGATGCCGATCTCGCCGTCGAGGGTACGGGCGATGACGCGCTTGGCCTCACCGACCCATACCTCGCGATCAGCAGCCACGACATTCACTTCAAGTGTCGCCATGGCTTACTTCTGCATCTCTTCGTAGTTGCGCATGACATCGTCAAGGCCACCGACGTTGAAGAATGCCTGCTCCGGGATGTGGTCGACCTCGCCGGAGCAGATCTTCGAGAAGCCTTCGATCGTGTCGGCCAGCGGCACGGTCGAGCCGGGAACCTGAGTGAACTTCTCAGCGGTGTAGGTGTTCTGCGAGAGGAACTGCTCGATGCGACGCGCGCGGTGGACGACGAGCTTGTCCTCTTCACCGAGCTCATCGACACCGAGGATGGCGATGATGTCCTGCAGTTCCTTGTTCTTCTGCAGAATCGCCTTGACCTCGTTGGCCACGCGGTAGTGCTCGTCGCCGACGATCAGCGGATCGAGGATGCGCGAGGACGATGCCAGCGGATCGATCGCCGGGTACAGACCGCGCGAGGCGATGTCACGGCTGAGTTCCGTGGTCGCATCGAGGTGGGCAAAGGTCGTCGCCGGGGCCGGGTCGGTGTAGTCATCGGCGGGAACGTAGATCGCCTGCATCGACGTGATCGAGTGACCACGCGTCGAGGTGATGCGCTCCTGCAGCAGACCCATCTCGTCAGCCAGGTTGGGCTGGTAGCCCACGGCCGAGGGCATGCGACCCAGCAGGGTCGAGACCTCGGAGCCGGCCTGGGTGAAGCGGAAGATGTTGTCGATGAACAGCAGCACGTCCTGATTCTGCACATCGCGGAAGTACTCCGCCATGGTCAGCGCCGACAGAGCCACGCGCAGACGCGTGCCTGGGGGCTCATCCATCTGGCCGAACACGAGAGCGGTGTCCTTGAAGACTCCTGCCTCATCCATTTCCATGATGAGGTCGTTGCCCTCACGGGTACGCTCGCCCACACCGGCGAACACCGAGGTGCCCGAGTGGTTGTGCGCGATACGGAAGATCATCTCCTGGATGAGCACGGTCTTGCCGACACCGGCGCCGCCGAACAGACCGATCTTTCCGCCCTGGACGTAGGGAGTCAAAAGGTCGATGCTCTTGATGCCGACCTCGAGGATCTCGGTCTTCGACTCGAGTTCATCGAAGGAAGGCGCGGGACGGTGAATCGGCCAACGCTCGGAGATCTCGAGCTCCTCGCCGTCAGCGAGGTTGAGGCAGTCACCGGTGGTGTTCCACACATGGTGCTTGGTCACGTCTCCGACGGGGACGGAGATCGGAGCGCCGGTGTCGACGACTTCCTGTCCGCGGACAAGGCCGTCGGTCGGCTGCAGCGACACGGCGCGGACCAGTCCGTTGCCCAGGTGAAGCGCGACTTCGAAGGTCAGCTTCCGGGTTCCTTCGGACAGTTCCACCGACGCAGTCAGTGCGTTGTAGATCTCGGGCACGGAGTCGAGCGGGAACTCGATGTCGACAACCGGGCCGATGACTCGGGAAATCCGGCCGAGGGCAGTGCCCTGTGCCGGAGAAGTTTCCGTTGCTGTGGCAGTCATGGTCTCTTTCTCTCTGCTCTCGCCGGTCAGTCGCCGGCTGCCGATGCCGCGAGGGCATCCGCCCCACCGACGATCTCGGTGAGTTCCTGGGTGATTTCCGCCTGGCGAGCCGTATTGGCCAACCGGGTGTAGGTCTTGATGAGATCATCCGCGTTGTCCGTGGCTGTCTTCATCGCCGCCTGTCGCGAGGCCTGCTCGGAGGCTGCTGCACTGAGCAGTGCCGACAGGATGCGCGAATCGATGTATCTCGGCAACAGCGCGTCGAGCACAGCCTCCGCACTCGGTTCGAACTCGTAGAGCGGGAACGCGGGTGCGTCGGAGGGCTGTTCAGCCTGTCCGCCGGTCGATGCCTCTTCGGCGTCGACGACCTCCAGCGGAAGCAGTCGCCGGTATTCCGGGTCATGCGTGACGCTGGAGACGAAACGGGTGAA
Above is a window of Brevibacterium siliguriense DNA encoding:
- a CDS encoding DUF2550 domain-containing protein, which encodes MNPSVLLIVLLSLVGLALALIVVVTIRRRSISKLSGAFDCSINVGEEYSSRPRWRLGVAVFSVTSLDWYPVFALTRRAAFRLPRADLDILVRRKPTSGEQYSVLPEAVVVDCSYGKADGRPRSVSLAMDTESLSTMASWLESSPPGFNPTMGRFT
- a CDS encoding F0F1 ATP synthase subunit epsilon — protein: MATLEVNVVAADREVWVGEAKRVIARTLDGEIGILPGHEPVLGVVADGEARILTSADDTIRVKADGGFLSVENNRVIIAADQAELL
- the atpD gene encoding F0F1 ATP synthase subunit beta; protein product: MTATATETSPAQGTALGRISRVIGPVVDIEFPLDSVPEIYNALTASVELSEGTRKLTFEVALHLGNGLVRAVSLQPTDGLVRGQEVVDTGAPISVPVGDVTKHHVWNTTGDCLNLADGEELEISERWPIHRPAPSFDELESKTEILEVGIKSIDLLTPYVQGGKIGLFGGAGVGKTVLIQEMIFRIAHNHSGTSVFAGVGERTREGNDLIMEMDEAGVFKDTALVFGQMDEPPGTRLRVALSALTMAEYFRDVQNQDVLLFIDNIFRFTQAGSEVSTLLGRMPSAVGYQPNLADEMGLLQERITSTRGHSITSMQAIYVPADDYTDPAPATTFAHLDATTELSRDIASRGLYPAIDPLASSSRILDPLIVGDEHYRVANEVKAILQKNKELQDIIAILGVDELGEEDKLVVHRARRIEQFLSQNTYTAEKFTQVPGSTVPLADTIEGFSKICSGEVDHIPEQAFFNVGGLDDVMRNYEEMQK